The following DNA comes from Mycolicibacterium lutetiense.
ATCTACCTCCTCGTAGAGGTCGCCGTGATGGTGACGCTCGTGGCCACCATCGGGTTCGGCTACACCGTGCTGTTGCTGTCGGCCGCGTTCGTGCTCGGGCTGGTGCTGGCGGGTTCACAGCTCAACCGGCACATCCGCCGGTTGCGCACCGGACTGTCCGGTGGCCTGTCCGATCCGCAGGGTGCAGTGTCCGACAGTGTGCTGGTGGCGCTGGGCACCGTGTTGGTGGTGATTCCCGGATTGGCCAGCTCGGCCGTCGGCGCACTGT
Coding sequences within:
- a CDS encoding FxsA family protein — encoded protein: MAKRLFLIYLLVEVAVMVTLVATIGFGYTVLLLSAAFVLGLVLAGSQLNRHIRRLRTGLSGGLSDPQGAVSDSVLVALGTVLVVIPGLASSAVGALLLLPPTRAAARPVLTGLVARRVPLIVAAPVGFGAATGAAGFRQGKGDYIDGEVIDVNDVDPYRLPPRA